The following proteins are co-located in the Montipora capricornis isolate CH-2021 unplaced genomic scaffold, ASM3666992v2 scaffold_102, whole genome shotgun sequence genome:
- the LOC138034265 gene encoding bone morphogenetic protein 1-like, whose translation MTTSAPQSSPAPGSLGSCAYNLTDLQGNFSSPNYPSSYPHHLDCLWSITVTPGSLIYLQFSDFSVEYGSSYCPYDYVEVSDSNYPSSSIQIKRCGYDQSPWCVWSTSNVLHVRFVTDFSVSASGFMAHYATFGYPGSGNCLSLNATQRSCANNLTDLQGNFSSPNYPSSYSHHLDCLWSITVTPGSFIYLQFSDFSVEYGSSYCPYDYVEVSDSNYPSSSIQIKRCGYDQSPWCVWSTSNVLHVRFVTDLSVSASGFMAHYASYGYPGSGNCLSLNATQ comes from the exons GGTCTCTAGGGTCGTGTGCATACAACTTGACTGATCTTCAAGGAAACTTCTCGAGTCCGAATTATCCATCCAGCTACCCACATCACCTGGACTGCCTCTGGTCTATCACTGTAACACCAGGCAGCTTGATTTACTTGCAGTTTTCAGATTTTTCTGTGGAATATGGTTCAAGTTACTGCCCTTATGACTACGTGGAAGTATCTGACTCAAACTATCCATCCAGTTCCATACAAATAAAACGCTGTGGTTATGATCAAAGTCCTTGGTGTGTTTGGAGCACGAGCAATGTCCTGCATGTTCGATTCGTTACTGATTTCTCGGTTTCAGCTTCAGGCTTCATGGCGCATTATGCAACTTTTGGGTATCCTGGCAGCGGAAACTGCCTGTCTCTTAATGCAACGCAAA GGTCGTGTGCAAACAACTTGACTGATCTTCAAGGAAACTTCTCGAGTCCAAATTATCCATCCAGCTACTCACATCACCTGGACTGCCTCTGGTCTATCACTGTAACACCAGGCAGCTTCATTTACTTGCAGTTCTCAGACTTTTCTGTGGAATATGGTTCAAGTTACTGTCCTTATGACTACGTGGAAGTATCTGACTCAAACTATCCATCCAGTTCCATACAAATAAAGCGCTGTGGTTATGATCAAAGTCCTTGGTGTGTTTGGAGCACGAGCAATGTCCTGCATGTGCGATTCGTTACTGATTTGTCGGTTTCAGCTTCAGGCTTCATGGCGCATTATGCAAGTTATGGGTATCCTGGCAGCGGAAACTGCCTGTCTCTTAATGCAACTCAAA